The Mytilus galloprovincialis chromosome 4, xbMytGall1.hap1.1, whole genome shotgun sequence genome contains a region encoding:
- the LOC143072366 gene encoding disintegrin and metalloproteinase domain-containing protein 12-like isoform X2, with protein sequence MYLNNATINSLHRKEFLQRSKRSIRAPADSNRNSKYVEMYIVNDNSVYRQHRGDKQKIFQRSQEIANYVSKLYQPLNIFIALVGVEIWTVSNKIVVSNLANTTLDNFLSYRRQSINPHHPNDNAQLITGILFQDSIVGKAIKMSICTFQYSAGVAMDATSTTQVATTVAHELGHNFGMEHDNYSVCLCPDQKCIMATTGGGSKTPTKWSSCSQTVLNDNFEIGLDYCLKNIPEKLFDAPYCGNGFVEEGEECDCGLPQTCDNKCCNASSCKLLSHARCATGRCCDLNNCQPKSAATLCRLSPGECDLPEFCDGETEYCPSDVHIMNGMPCSGGQSYCYNGSCTTPTGQCKLLWGSTGRVSDPICFKMLNINGSKYGNCGYNWITRRYERCDKEDVDCGLLHCVHLNEKLMFWSEQISHATPATFLTKGDKKYVCRSAIMDVGLDMPDPGQVPDGSKCGDHKICLKKKCVPLSLVSTPTCPNCHGNGVCNTMGQCHCNEGFAPPYCDEPGHGGSIHSGPVKIQKVNSLMIGLLVFFLVICPLVIIAVAVINRKKLYYCWNKQVAVLLYRVPKFNRKPKGPKKNLSDGTSCEPVETTTRFRNGGGVDISGPLLTEKTQDRPVQKKKPFIEFTAMKPSSKPKPPPRVKSEALLSDSEPDVHRKLPSAPDLLKHDPIVKKDSFNKEISKPVLISTTDRRSKAFVRESSNEKLKDANKNNLSPPVPPHAALKPSHSDPPLRPPPRPTSMPPPSDNDKKEKKSLRKSIVDAAQKSPQRPPPPRSNFNTTSFNLGNEQFDPNKRKKEKDKPESSAPPAISKFKPEKKNSTNAAKTFMELKKTDSAAEAKKPLKVPSELKDKLSRPVLKPRDKSSSSKTGDKPSSSKAGDKKNSSSSGHKLISSRDQSKSEEGTDKPSVAAMKAMFDQNDSPKMSGQGTGNRPRTGPKPGSKVRSVNV encoded by the exons ATGTACCTTAATAATGCAACAATTAATTCCTTACACAGAAAGGAATTCTTACAAAGG TCAAAACGTAGTATACGAGCACCAGCCGATAGCAATAGAAATTCTAAATATGTAGAAATGTACATCGTTAATGATAATTCTGTT TATAGACAGCATAGGGgtgacaaacaaaaaatattccaGAGATCTCAGGAAATAGCCAATTATGTTAGTAAG CTTTACCAGCCTTTGAATATTTTCATTGCTTTAGTTGGAGTAGAAATCTGGACAGTTTCTAATAAAATTGTAGTATCAAACTTAGCTAATACTACACTGGATAATTTCCTTAGTTATCGTAGACAGTCCATTAATCCACATCATCCAAACGATAACGCACAGCTCATCAC GGGAATTTTATTTCAAGATTCAATAGTAGGCAAGGCCATTAAGATGTCAATCTGTACCTTCCAGTATTCTGCTGGTGTTGCAATG GATGCCACCAGTACCACTCAGGTAGCCACAACTGTAGCCCATGAATTGGGACATAACTTTGGTATGGAACATGATAACTATTCAGTATGTCTTTGTCCAGACCAGAAATGTATCATGGCGACTACAGGAGGAGG AAGCAAAACACCTACAAAATGGTCCTCATGTTCCCAGACAGTATTAAATGATAACTTTGAGATTGGTTTAGACTACTGTCTTAAAAATATTCCTGAAAAGCTGTTTGATGCTCCATATTGTGGGAATGGCTTTGTTGAGGAGGGAGAAGAATGTGATTGTGGGTTACCGCAG ACATGTGACAATAAGTGTTGTAATGCCTCATCATGTAAGTTATTAAGTCATGCCAGGTGTGCTACAGGCAGATGTTGTGACCTAAATAATTGTCAG CCAAAGTCTGCAGCAACTCTTTGTAGATTATCACCAGGTGAATGTGATTTACCAGAATTCTGCGATGGGGAAACAGAATATTGTCCATCAGATGTGCATATCATGAATGGTATGCCATGCAGTGGAGGACAG tcatacTGTTACAATGGAAGTTGTACAACACCTACAGGTCAATGTAAACTGTTATGGGGGTCTACAGGAAGAGTATCAGATCCAATCTGTTTTAAAATGCTAAATATCAATGGTAGCAAGTATGGTAACTGTGGTTATAACTGGATCACCAGGAGATACGAAAGATGTGACAAGGA GGATGTTGACTGTGGTCTATTACACTGCGTTCATCTAAATGAGAAGTTGATGTTTTGGAGTGAACAGATATCACATGCAACCCCTGCAACCTTTCTTACCAAGGGagataaaaaatatgtttgtcgATCAGCTATCATGGATGTTGGTTTAGATATGCCTGATCCTGGACAAGTTCCAGATGGATCTAAATGTGGTGATCATAAG atttgtttgaagaaaaaatgtgTTCCCTTGAGTTTAGTAAGCACACCAACCTGTCCAAATTGTCATGGTAACGGA GTTTGTAATACAATGGGACAGTGTCATTGTAATGAGGGCTTTGCTCCACCTTACTGTGATGAGCCAGGCCATGGTGGTAGCATACACAGTGGACCAGTCAAAATACAAA agGTAAACAGTTTGATGATTGGATTACTGGTATTTTTCCTGGTTATTTGTCCTTTGGTGATAATTGCTGTAGCTGTCATCAACAGAAAGAAGTTATATTATTGTTGGAATAAACAAGTTGCTGTTTTATTATACAG GGTTCCAAAGTTTAATAGAAAGCCCAAAGGTCCAAAGAAGAATTTATCAGATGGTACTTCTTGTGAACCAGTGGAGACTACTACACGATTTAGAAATGGTGGTGGGGTAGATATTTCCGGACCTTTACTTACTGAAAAAACTCAGGACAGACCAGTACAAAAGAAGAAGCCATTTATAGAATTTACAGCCATGAAGCCATCTTCTAAACCAAAACCTCCACCAAGAGTTAAAAGTGAGGCACTGTTGTCTGATTCTGAACCAGATGTGCATAGAAAACTTCCAAGTGCTCCTGATCTTCTTAAACATGATCCAATAGTCAAGAAAGATTCTTTCAATAAGGAAATTTCTAAACCAGTTTTGATAAGTACAACTGACAGACGGTCAAAAGCCTTTGTGAGAGAATCTAGTAATGAAAAGTTGAAAGATGCAAACAAAAATAACCTCTCCCCACCTGTGCCTCCTCATGCCGCGCTAAAACCTTCACATTCAGATCCTCCATTGAGGCCACCACCAAGACCAACATCCATGCCACCACCATCTGACAatgataaaaaggaaaaaaagagtCTAAGAAAGTCAATTGTAGATGCAGCACAAAAATCTCCACAAAGACCACCTCCACCAAGAAGTAATTTCAATACTACATCCTTTAATTTAGGTAATGAACAATTTGatccaaataaaagaaaaaaagagaaagataaACCAGAATCTTCTGCACCTCCAGCAATCTCAAAATTTAAACCAGAAAAGAAAAATTCTACCAATGCTGCAAAAACTTTCATGGAACTTAAGAAAACAGACAGTGCAGCTGAGGCTAAAAAGCCCTTAAAAGTGCCATCAGAGTTAAAAGATAAATTAAGTAGACCTGTATTAAAGCCAAGGGATAAATCAAGTTCATCAAAAACTGGTGATAAACCCAGTTCATCAAAAGCTGGGGATAAAAAGAATTCATCATCATCTGGGCATAAATTAATTTCATCTAGAGATCAGTCAAAGTCTGAGGAAGGCACTGATAAGCCCAGTGTAGCAGCCATGAAAGCTATGTTTGATCAAAATGACAGTCCAAAGATGTCTGGTCAAGGAACAGGAAACAGGCCACGCACGGGTCCCAAGCCTGGTTCTAAAGTCAGAAGTGTGAATGTGTGA
- the LOC143072366 gene encoding zinc metalloproteinase-disintegrin-like BmMP isoform X1 → MDIFHCSIFLIVLILELLSSYTDGNYGKPFIHSSEKFNNNRQRVYEFVQPVLYQNGQRRETTLDQNKHIEKATVIFNAFKKRFVIDIHLNRFLFTKSYIEKTFNERNEPVIRKPTNQVLKHCYYHGTVRGVPHSIVSLSSCNGIRGHITDNEQSYYIEPAAEGRYHKFYIEPDTRPSVFHSEDFKSKHSMYLNNATINSLHRKEFLQRSKRSIRAPADSNRNSKYVEMYIVNDNSVYRQHRGDKQKIFQRSQEIANYVSKLYQPLNIFIALVGVEIWTVSNKIVVSNLANTTLDNFLSYRRQSINPHHPNDNAQLITGILFQDSIVGKAIKMSICTFQYSAGVAMDATSTTQVATTVAHELGHNFGMEHDNYSVCLCPDQKCIMATTGGGSKTPTKWSSCSQTVLNDNFEIGLDYCLKNIPEKLFDAPYCGNGFVEEGEECDCGLPQTCDNKCCNASSCKLLSHARCATGRCCDLNNCQPKSAATLCRLSPGECDLPEFCDGETEYCPSDVHIMNGMPCSGGQSYCYNGSCTTPTGQCKLLWGSTGRVSDPICFKMLNINGSKYGNCGYNWITRRYERCDKEDVDCGLLHCVHLNEKLMFWSEQISHATPATFLTKGDKKYVCRSAIMDVGLDMPDPGQVPDGSKCGDHKICLKKKCVPLSLVSTPTCPNCHGNGVCNTMGQCHCNEGFAPPYCDEPGHGGSIHSGPVKIQKVNSLMIGLLVFFLVICPLVIIAVAVINRKKLYYCWNKQVAVLLYRVPKFNRKPKGPKKNLSDGTSCEPVETTTRFRNGGGVDISGPLLTEKTQDRPVQKKKPFIEFTAMKPSSKPKPPPRVKSEALLSDSEPDVHRKLPSAPDLLKHDPIVKKDSFNKEISKPVLISTTDRRSKAFVRESSNEKLKDANKNNLSPPVPPHAALKPSHSDPPLRPPPRPTSMPPPSDNDKKEKKSLRKSIVDAAQKSPQRPPPPRSNFNTTSFNLGNEQFDPNKRKKEKDKPESSAPPAISKFKPEKKNSTNAAKTFMELKKTDSAAEAKKPLKVPSELKDKLSRPVLKPRDKSSSSKTGDKPSSSKAGDKKNSSSSGHKLISSRDQSKSEEGTDKPSVAAMKAMFDQNDSPKMSGQGTGNRPRTGPKPGSKVRSVNV, encoded by the exons ATGGATATCTTTCATTGTTCTATTTTTCTAATTGTTTTGATATTAGAATTATTATCTTCATATACAGATGGAAATTATG gTAAACCATTTATTCATTCATCTGAGAAATTCAACAATAACAGACAAAGAGTATATGAATTTGTACAACCAGTATTATATCAAAATGGACagagaagggagacaactcttgaTCAG AATAAGCATATAGAGAAAGCAACAGTTATATTCAATGCCTTCAAAAAGCGTTTTGTGATAGATATTCATTTAAATAG gttTTTATTCACAAAGTCTTATATTGAAAAAACCTTTAATGAAAGAAATGAGCCTGTGATAAGAAAACCAACGAATCAA GTTTTGAAACATTGCTACTACCATGGAACAGTTCGTGGTGTACCACATTCCATAGTGTCTTTGAGTTCCTGTAATGGAATAAG aggACATATAACAGATAATGAACAGAGTTACTATATAGAGCCAGCAGCAGAAGGAAGGTATCATAAGTTCTATATAGAACCAGATACCAGACCCTCTGTATTTCATTCTGAAG atttcaaATCCAAACATTCCATGTACCTTAATAATGCAACAATTAATTCCTTACACAGAAAGGAATTCTTACAAAGG TCAAAACGTAGTATACGAGCACCAGCCGATAGCAATAGAAATTCTAAATATGTAGAAATGTACATCGTTAATGATAATTCTGTT TATAGACAGCATAGGGgtgacaaacaaaaaatattccaGAGATCTCAGGAAATAGCCAATTATGTTAGTAAG CTTTACCAGCCTTTGAATATTTTCATTGCTTTAGTTGGAGTAGAAATCTGGACAGTTTCTAATAAAATTGTAGTATCAAACTTAGCTAATACTACACTGGATAATTTCCTTAGTTATCGTAGACAGTCCATTAATCCACATCATCCAAACGATAACGCACAGCTCATCAC GGGAATTTTATTTCAAGATTCAATAGTAGGCAAGGCCATTAAGATGTCAATCTGTACCTTCCAGTATTCTGCTGGTGTTGCAATG GATGCCACCAGTACCACTCAGGTAGCCACAACTGTAGCCCATGAATTGGGACATAACTTTGGTATGGAACATGATAACTATTCAGTATGTCTTTGTCCAGACCAGAAATGTATCATGGCGACTACAGGAGGAGG AAGCAAAACACCTACAAAATGGTCCTCATGTTCCCAGACAGTATTAAATGATAACTTTGAGATTGGTTTAGACTACTGTCTTAAAAATATTCCTGAAAAGCTGTTTGATGCTCCATATTGTGGGAATGGCTTTGTTGAGGAGGGAGAAGAATGTGATTGTGGGTTACCGCAG ACATGTGACAATAAGTGTTGTAATGCCTCATCATGTAAGTTATTAAGTCATGCCAGGTGTGCTACAGGCAGATGTTGTGACCTAAATAATTGTCAG CCAAAGTCTGCAGCAACTCTTTGTAGATTATCACCAGGTGAATGTGATTTACCAGAATTCTGCGATGGGGAAACAGAATATTGTCCATCAGATGTGCATATCATGAATGGTATGCCATGCAGTGGAGGACAG tcatacTGTTACAATGGAAGTTGTACAACACCTACAGGTCAATGTAAACTGTTATGGGGGTCTACAGGAAGAGTATCAGATCCAATCTGTTTTAAAATGCTAAATATCAATGGTAGCAAGTATGGTAACTGTGGTTATAACTGGATCACCAGGAGATACGAAAGATGTGACAAGGA GGATGTTGACTGTGGTCTATTACACTGCGTTCATCTAAATGAGAAGTTGATGTTTTGGAGTGAACAGATATCACATGCAACCCCTGCAACCTTTCTTACCAAGGGagataaaaaatatgtttgtcgATCAGCTATCATGGATGTTGGTTTAGATATGCCTGATCCTGGACAAGTTCCAGATGGATCTAAATGTGGTGATCATAAG atttgtttgaagaaaaaatgtgTTCCCTTGAGTTTAGTAAGCACACCAACCTGTCCAAATTGTCATGGTAACGGA GTTTGTAATACAATGGGACAGTGTCATTGTAATGAGGGCTTTGCTCCACCTTACTGTGATGAGCCAGGCCATGGTGGTAGCATACACAGTGGACCAGTCAAAATACAAA agGTAAACAGTTTGATGATTGGATTACTGGTATTTTTCCTGGTTATTTGTCCTTTGGTGATAATTGCTGTAGCTGTCATCAACAGAAAGAAGTTATATTATTGTTGGAATAAACAAGTTGCTGTTTTATTATACAG GGTTCCAAAGTTTAATAGAAAGCCCAAAGGTCCAAAGAAGAATTTATCAGATGGTACTTCTTGTGAACCAGTGGAGACTACTACACGATTTAGAAATGGTGGTGGGGTAGATATTTCCGGACCTTTACTTACTGAAAAAACTCAGGACAGACCAGTACAAAAGAAGAAGCCATTTATAGAATTTACAGCCATGAAGCCATCTTCTAAACCAAAACCTCCACCAAGAGTTAAAAGTGAGGCACTGTTGTCTGATTCTGAACCAGATGTGCATAGAAAACTTCCAAGTGCTCCTGATCTTCTTAAACATGATCCAATAGTCAAGAAAGATTCTTTCAATAAGGAAATTTCTAAACCAGTTTTGATAAGTACAACTGACAGACGGTCAAAAGCCTTTGTGAGAGAATCTAGTAATGAAAAGTTGAAAGATGCAAACAAAAATAACCTCTCCCCACCTGTGCCTCCTCATGCCGCGCTAAAACCTTCACATTCAGATCCTCCATTGAGGCCACCACCAAGACCAACATCCATGCCACCACCATCTGACAatgataaaaaggaaaaaaagagtCTAAGAAAGTCAATTGTAGATGCAGCACAAAAATCTCCACAAAGACCACCTCCACCAAGAAGTAATTTCAATACTACATCCTTTAATTTAGGTAATGAACAATTTGatccaaataaaagaaaaaaagagaaagataaACCAGAATCTTCTGCACCTCCAGCAATCTCAAAATTTAAACCAGAAAAGAAAAATTCTACCAATGCTGCAAAAACTTTCATGGAACTTAAGAAAACAGACAGTGCAGCTGAGGCTAAAAAGCCCTTAAAAGTGCCATCAGAGTTAAAAGATAAATTAAGTAGACCTGTATTAAAGCCAAGGGATAAATCAAGTTCATCAAAAACTGGTGATAAACCCAGTTCATCAAAAGCTGGGGATAAAAAGAATTCATCATCATCTGGGCATAAATTAATTTCATCTAGAGATCAGTCAAAGTCTGAGGAAGGCACTGATAAGCCCAGTGTAGCAGCCATGAAAGCTATGTTTGATCAAAATGACAGTCCAAAGATGTCTGGTCAAGGAACAGGAAACAGGCCACGCACGGGTCCCAAGCCTGGTTCTAAAGTCAGAAGTGTGAATGTGTGA